The sequence AATTGAACGTTTTCTTCTTTTTGTTTTTTATTTGCATGTTTTTCAACTGTTTTTCCTAATTTTTTAGCAATTGCAGCGGCTTGATCTTCACGCCCTGGAGTTGCTAAGTTTAGTTTTTTAATTAATCATTTAAATGAGAAGAAGTATACTGCTCCCTCTGCAATACCAATTGGCAGAATCATTAACGGATTTCCTAATACTTTGTAAATTGGGTTTTGCAATGTTCCTGAAATTGTTGACATATCTCATGATGTTTTGATTGAGACAGCTCAGTCAACAAACCCAGCTGAGAATCCAAATCCGGCACGAATTCCGAATCCAACAGTAATTGCGGCGAATACTCCAGTAATTAAAGCATGTAATCCTAATAAGATTGGTGCTAAGAAGATAAATGAGAATTCAATTGGTTCTGTAACCCCTGTTAAGAATGAAATTCCAGCAGATGATCCTAAGATTCCGGCTACTTCAGCACGTTTTCCTTTATCTTCAACTGATAAAATCATTGCAGCACAAGCGGCTGGTAAACCAAACATCATCATTGGGAAGAATCCTGTTTGGAAGATTCCACTTCCTCCAGCTAAACCAAATTTAGCATCAGCATATAATTGTCCTAAAAAGGCATTAATGTCACCATTCATGGTTTCAATAATTCCTGTACTATTTCAACCATCAATAATTGGTTTACCATTTTCCATATGATAAACTGCTCATTGTAATACCCCATCTGTGATTTGGTATAATGGTACTCCGTTCAATGACATTAAGTGTCCAACAATTGGTTGTTGGAATCATAAATAAGTATTTAATACTTGGTGTAATCCAAATGGAATTAATAAACGGTTAAAGATTCCATAAAAGAATGCCCCAAGCGGTGGGATTGCCCCTAACCCGTAACCTAGATATTGCAATGCAAGTTGTAATCATGGTCATATGGCCGCAATAACAAATCCTCCTAATAAGAAGAATAAGACTGTAACCATTGGCACAAAACGACGTCCTGAGAAGAATCCTAAAGCGGCTGGTAATTTAACATCTTGATAACGATTATAAATTAACGCAACACAAGCTCCAGCTAAAATTCCCCCAAAGACTCCCATATCAATATTGTATTTAGCACCATAAGTTCCATCTGCTGCTTTTGAATTGAAATCAAAAACATATAGAATTTGTGAATGCGCTTCTGTCCATTTTGCTTCCCCATTAAAGTTACCAATTGGTTCATAGCTTGTCATAACATTGCTATAGTATAGTTGTGGAATAATTGCCATTAATCCTGTGATTACAGCTCATCCAAAGAAAGCAACTAATGCTGCTTCTCCCCGGAAGTCTTTGGCCATTCCAAATCCTAACCCAATGGCGAATAAAGGTGCAAGGTTATTTAAAGCAGCAGATCCTACTGCATTTAAAATAGCCCCAGAATATCAAATCCCCGAAAGTGATCCTGTCTGTGTTAACGCAGAATTCAAACTACTATCGGTCATTAATGCCCCTATCCTTACTAATAAGGCTGCAATCGGTAATACAACAATTGGAAACTGTAATGCTTTACCCAATTTTTGTAAATATTGCATAGATTTTTTCCTTTCTTAAGAATAAATATTAATTATAAAATAGTTACAAATATTTATTGCACTGCAATCTGAATCACGGTAATTATTCCGACAACTAATGCAACAGCAAACAATGACGATAAAATTAAAAAAATATTTCCTTTAATTTCTGTTACAATTCCCCGTTCTTTAGTTGCAACAAGTGAACCAACACGATTGCTGCGAATTTTTTTTCTTCATCAAAAAAAATGTAAGAGTAAAAAAAGCACAATAAAAAATATGCTCACTGCAACAACTGAACCTCAAATAATCATTAATGTTTGTAAATCTAAATCACTACTATTAACTGAAGTATTTATTGGTTTTAAATTGGTCATTGAATAAAATATTTTTAACATAGCTTTCCTTTTTTTAATGATATATTTTTAACTATTTATAAAAAAATTATAACAAAAAAATTAAATAAATTTAATTTTTTAAAGAATAATTTTCTGGAAAATTATTTTTGGTTATATTTAATCATTTGCCCTTTTTTTGGTGCTTTTGAAGTTGGTGGCAAAACTTCATGATTGTGTTGTGAAATAAAAATAAATGAATGACTTGATTTAATACAGTTTGGGGTTACGCAATGTAATTTATATTTACATGGTTTTGTTCGGCAAAAATACATTTGTTGTTCACAAAATGGACATTTTGTAATTGCTACTTGTCCATCTTGCAAATTGTTACATTTTTCACATTCTTTGGCATGTTGTTCACAACCAACTAATACTGTATCAGGCATTGGGATTTTACTTTTTGTTAGATCTTTATTTTTTTCTTCCGGTTTCATAAGATATTTCCTTTCGTTGTAATACAAAAATAATTTTTATCGTTATTTTGTTATTTGGTCCAAAACATTTTTAACATTAAAATTATTATAAAACTTGATTACAATTAAAATCTAACTTTTTTTTACCCTAAAAACAATTAGAATTCCCAAAATTCTGACTTTTTAAAGTTTATTTTGGTTTATTTTGAAAATTATAAAGGCATAAAACATAAAAAAATGATAAGAACAACGCTATTTTTGTTCTTATCAATATCTTTTTTTGTTATTTTTATTGCTTATTAATTAATTGTTGCCAAAAAGTCATATACTTCTTGATAATTTGGCTCTGATGTTACTGGTGATACAATTTGTAAATAAATTACTTTATTTTCTCGGTCTAAGACAAGGACAGTTCGAATTAATAAATTAATAAAATCAAAGTATAGTTTTGTTTTGTTTCCAAAATCCCGATAGTTTGCATCACTTAACAATAAATGTTGCGGGTGAAGAAAACTTTCACAAGCACGATTTAAAGCAAATGGAAGATCACGGGAAATTGTAATTAATTGAATGTCAGGGTATTTCTCTAAGATTGTTTTATTAAATTGCGTTGTTTGTAATAAACAAACGCTAGTATCGATACTTGGGATTGTTGAAATAACTTTGTATTTGTTCTCAAGCGAATTTAAATCAAAGTCCTCTAAATCGGTTTTTTCGGCGATAAAAGATAGTTTATCGCCAACTTTAATATGGTTGTTACTAATTTTTTCGAAAACGTTTCCTAATAATGTGCCTTTAGCCATATTTTTACCTCATTTCTTGTCTTAATGTAAATATTATAATACAAAAATAACCACTTTAAGCAGTTATTTTAATTTTTTTCAGGCTGTATTGATAACATTTTCAATCATTTTGTTAGAAATATGATTGACAGGATTAGCTGTTCGTTGCAGTAAGGCAATAAATTCAATGTTTGCTTTTTTATTGCCAAGAATTGGGGAATAATCTAATTGTAAAACACTAAAATCATTTGCTAAAGCCAGGTTAATAATTTTAGTAATTGTTTCAAAATGAACAGTAGGATCAGAAATCTTGCCTTGATTAACTTTTTCAATTGTTGTTTCAAATTGTGGTTTAATTAAAACTACCGCAAAATGGTTAGGCTGTAAAATGTCTTTTAAGGGTGGTAAGATTTTATCTAATGAAATAAAAGAAACATCACAGCAAGCAAATTCAATCGGTTGGGAAAATAAACTAGGAGTTGCATAACGAAAGTTTGTTTTTTCGAGACTAATAACTTGGGCGTGTTGGCGTAGTTTTCAGACTAGTTGATTTGTACCAACATCAACGGCATAAACTAATTTGGCATTATGTTGCAATAAGCAATCGGTAAATCCCCCAGTTGAAGAACCAATGTCTAAGCAAACTAAGTTTGTCACATCAATTTTAAAGGCTATTAATGCTTTATCTAATTTATCCCCTGCTCGCGAAACATATTTCATCTCTAATCCGCGTAATTTAATTTCACAGTCAAGGGGGACTAATTCTCCGGCTTTTAATGCTGGAACATTATTGACTAAGACATTATTAGCTAAAATCATGGCTTTGGCTTTTTCCCTTGATTCTGCTAGGTTTCTAGTTAACATCAATTGGTCTAGACGAACTTTCACATTTTTTTCTCCTTTTAATAAAATAGTTTTTTGTTTTTAGCACGGTAAAAATGCTGTTGTTTTTTAATTCGCGCTGTTCGATAAGTTTCAATAGCAATATCTTGCTGAATTAAGTAGTTAGTAATTTTTTTAAAGAAATAAGCCCCATAAGTTGTTGATCAACGTAGATCAATTTCATTATTTAGTAGTTTATTTTCGACAATTTTTGTATAGTTAATAACAATATAGTGACATGTTAATAGTAAATTATTAATGTTATTATATTTAAACATATAATAATCAGTTTTTGGTAATTGCAGGGATGAAATTAAACTAACTAAGTTTTTGGGTACAACTAATTGTTGATTATCAAGATCAAGTTCAACCTCAGCTGGCTGTCATAATGGGATATAATGAATTTTTGCTTTGAGACGAAATAATTCGCGACGAGTACTGTTAGTAATTCGCCATTTTTTTGCTCATTTATTATTGGCCCAGTTATAATATTTGATATAATCTTTTTCCATACTTTCACCCCTAGTATTTATAGTAATTATACCAGAAATTAAGGTCTAAAAATAGTAGGCCTCAAAGTTATCAAGCAAGAAAAAAAGACTCTTGCAAGTCTTATTTATTTTTATTTCACTTATGTTTATTATTAAATAAACTATGAAGTTTAAAGACCCCAAATAATCTTTTCATAAAATCTGCGAATTTATTTGATCTTCGCTTTGTTGGATAATATTCTGGTCCTGTTGTTGGATCAATTCTTCCTGACCATTCTTTTTCAACTAAAGTGTTTAAAAAAGCGACTTTATTAAATTTTTCAACAACTGGTGTTGTTTTAACAATTGGCTCTTTTTTAACAACAGGTTCTAACTTTTGTTCAACGTTAAAGGTTGGGCGTAGGTCAACTTTAATTTCAACTGGCTTAGTTTTAACTACTTTTGGTTTTACTGGTTTATTAATTGCTGGAGTAACTTTTTTTGGTTTTGCTATTTTTGGTGTTGCTTTGACAACTGGTTGCTCTTGAACAATTGGTTTAGTAACTACTACTTTAACAGTTGGTTTAGAAATTTTTGGTTTTTTGACTAATTGTTTTTCAGGAGTGCTTAGAATTGTGTCATATTTTTTATTAACAAAATTATCTCCTTTTTTATTAGTTTTTGACAAATCATTGCGTAATAAAGCACTATATTGTTCACGTTTTTGATCAACTGAATAGTTAGCCATCAGTTTTTTAACCATATCTCCTTTTAAATTAGCATTATTATGACGAATTAATTTTTCTAACGTAACAGCCGTAATTTTTTTGTCTAATAAGTGAGCTGGTGTTTTTAAATTAGCATCTTGAAAATTTTGCTCTTTAAAGTTGTTTTGTTTTGATGAAGTTGCCATTTTTATACTCCTCTTTTATTTTAAAAAATTTTATATGAAAACATTATAACAATTTTAGAATTAAAATACAAATTTTATATGATTAAGGGGTGAATAACGTTGTTGATGCTGCTAACATCTTCGACAATACCATGTCTTTTCATGTTAAAGCCCGTTTCTCCTCATCTTGTACCATTCCAGCCATTACTAGCGGTGAAATAAGAAATAAGAACAATAATTCAAATATCTTTTGTGTTAAATCTAAACCTAGCATTGCAACGGCAATCAAAACAAATCAGACCGCAAATATTTCAACAATAATACTTCCATCCCGAATATTTTCAGGAGCCATATAATCATTTACGGGTCCACTTCCACCATGGATATTTCCTGCTCAGTATAAGGTCTCCGCTATTTTAACTCCAGTTGTTCCAAAAATTGTATTTAGGATTGAAACAAATCATACAATAATTGTATTTACAAAGAAAAAAACCAAGGGGAATAAAGAAAACAAATACTCCTGCTAACCCGGTAAACCGCAAACAACGCATTAATTTTGGTTTCATTTAATCAGTTTCTTTAAACTGCAAAGTTAAAAATTGTGAAATAAAAATAATAACAAGTAGCCCAACATCCACAATTTCAAATTGTCAAAATGCTGTTGGAATATTTTCTCACGAAAATTGACTATTTGAATTAAATAATAAATCAAATACTATCCCTGATGATAAAAATATTAACACTTTATCAAAAACAGCAACTAACCCTAATGGCCCTCAAATAAAAATATTTCAAACAACCTTTAAAATTCCGTCCTGGACTCAATCAACAAATCCAAATAAATTTAAATTTAAACTATTAATAGCCTCTAACATATATTAACTAGTTGGAGGTTGATAACCCCCACCCCCATTTATTAATTCAGGTAAAATAGTATTTACAAAAATAGGGGCAAAAACGCATAATCCTAATCCAAATATACATCAAGCAATCGCAAAGATTTGAATGTTTCTCTGTTCAGGATCATCAGCAAATTTTTTAATTTTTAAGCCATGTTTAACGATATATAAAACACAAATCGCTCCCGCAATAATTGAAATTGGGGTTAAAATAGCGTTTAGTAAAGTAACAACTAGCTTTGTTGTGCCACTAAAATCGGGCACATCTGCTAAAATATTTAATAAAAATCCCATCATTCTCACTCCATTTCTTCTCTTTTTGTTTCAAATTCTTTATTTTGAATTTCTTTAGCACTTAAATACTTGTTAAACTCAGATTCGTATTCTTTAAAAGCACCTTCATTTCGAAACAATTGTAATCCGTACTCAGGCTTTAAATTTTTTAAATAATCGTCAAATGGCACTCTTAATTCTTCGAAATCATTTTGTTCAATAAGAATTTCATTATTCTTATTTAAAGTTTTAGCTTTTGTTTCTCAATCTAATACTTGCTCTGCACTAAAACCTATTTTCATTAATCTAACACTAATTCCAACAATACCAATTTCATTATTAGCAAAAGCATGTCGTAAACTATAAATTTCATCACGAAACGATTCTTTTCGATAGTTTTGTTGAACTCTTTTTAAATGTTCAATTGTTTCTAAATAGTTTTTATTTTGATTAATATCATAATTAATTTCTTCTTCTTAAATTTCTAATTCACTTTGCGCATATCCATGCTCAACTTGATAATTTAATTCATTCTGAGCATCTTCATAACTAGTAAATGTATAAAGTAATTTATCATAATTTTCATCATGATTACCATTATCATCAAATCCAATAACCTCATGCAATTCAAATATTGTTTTATTTTCTTTGGTTTTTAATTCTGGTTCTTTTTTTAATTCCATATAGTTTTTTAAATTTAATTCACATTCAGCTATTGTTGGTTCAATTCCCAAACCTGGAAGTTCTTGTGTCATATATACATCAAAATCAACCATTATTTTTTCTTTTTCATTGCCAATATTAATTTTTCCATCAGAGTTTAATGTTTTAAGTAATTTTTCTAAATTTATTACTTGCTCAGATGTATATCCGTATTTCATTAGTTCTACACTAAAATCTGGAACATGTATTTTTTTATCAGTCACTTTTTTGCTAAGGAATCAATCATATTCATTAATTTTAAAAATTTTTTACTTTTTAATATTTCAGCATTATATTTTTCTAACATTTTTTTGCTCTCCTATCTATTTCATCTATCTTTTTTTAAGATAATGTTTCTTTTGATTTTTATATTTTTTACCTTTGTGCACTAAAAAATTAAAACGATTCATAACTCAATATGATTTATTGATCTTAAAATTATTATTTAAAATTTTTTTAGCTTTAAAATTTTCATTAATTTGATATCGTGATTTTAAATTATAGTCATATTCAATATAGTTATTTTTAATTTCTTGCTGTGAAAAAGGTTGCGATGATTTAATTGTTCATAATCCTGACATTTATAAACCTTTCATTCAATTTTGTTCTTTACCAAATAAAAAAAACACATGCATACGATAAAAATCGTAGCATGTGTCATTTGGTCATCTACACAAATATTATACTATAAAAACAAATACTTTACTAAACTATTCAGAATTCAACTGATAAATATCTTGATTAGAAGCAGCTAAAATAGACCCATTATTTAATTGTACTATAGATAATTTATTACCACCAAATTGTTTATCAACTATTTTCTTTTTAATTGTTCCATCCATATTCAACTGATATAGAGAATAACCTGTCGCAGCCAAAATCGTACCATCTGACA is a genomic window of Spiroplasma syrphidicola EA-1 containing:
- a CDS encoding Mbov_0396 family ICE element transmembrane protein — encoded protein: MFSLFPLVFFFVNTIIVWFVSILNTIFGTTGVKIAETLYWAGNIHGGSGPVNDYMAPENIRDGSIIVEIFAVWFVLIAVAMLGLDLTQKIFELLFLFLISPLVMAGMVQDEEKRALTWKDMVLSKMLAASTTLFTP
- a CDS encoding TlyA family RNA methyltransferase; protein product: MKVRLDQLMLTRNLAESREKAKAMILANNVLVNNVPALKAGELVPLDCEIKLRGLEMKYVSRAGDKLDKALIAFKIDVTNLVCLDIGSSTGGFTDCLLQHNAKLVYAVDVGTNQLVWKLRQHAQVISLEKTNFRYATPSLFSQPIEFACCDVSFISLDKILPPLKDILQPNHFAVVLIKPQFETTIEKVNQGKISDPTVHFETITKIINLALANDFSVLQLDYSPILGNKKANIEFIALLQRTANPVNHISNKMIENVINTAWKKLK
- a CDS encoding thiol peroxidase, which encodes MAKGTLLGNVFEKISNNHIKVGDKLSFIAEKTDLEDFDLNSLENKYKVISTIPSIDTSVCLLQTTQFNKTILEKYPDIQLITISRDLPFALNRACESFLHPQHLLLSDANYRDFGNKTKLYFDFINLLIRTVLVLDRENKVIYLQIVSPVTSEPNYQEVYDFLATIN
- a CDS encoding Mbov_0396 family ICE element transmembrane protein, translating into MLEAINSLNLNLFGFVDWVQDGILKVVWNIFIWGPLGLVAVFDKVLIFLSSGIVFDLLFNSNSQFSWENIPTAFWQFEIVDVGLLVIIFISQFLTLQFKETD
- a CDS encoding Mbov_0395 family pilin-like conjugal transfer protein: MGFLLNILADVPDFSGTTKLVVTLLNAILTPISIIAGAICVLYIVKHGLKIKKFADDPEQRNIQIFAIAWCIFGLGLCVFAPIFVNTILPELINGGGGYQPPTS
- a CDS encoding PTS transporter subunit EIIC, translating into MQYLQKLGKALQFPIVVLPIAALLVRIGALMTDSSLNSALTQTGSLSGIWYSGAILNAVGSAALNNLAPLFAIGLGFGMAKDFRGEAALVAFFGWAVITGLMAIIPQLYYSNVMTSYEPIGNFNGEAKWTEAHSQILYVFDFNSKAADGTYGAKYNIDMGVFGGILAGACVALIYNRYQDVKLPAALGFFSGRRFVPMVTVLFFLLGGFVIAAIWPWLQLALQYLGYGLGAIPPLGAFFYGIFNRLLIPFGLHQVLNTYLWFQQPIVGHLMSLNGVPLYQITDGVLQWAVYHMENGKPIIDGWNSTGIIETMNGDINAFLGQLYADAKFGLAGGSGIFQTGFFPMMMFGLPAACAAMILSVEDKGKRAEVAGILGSSAGISFLTGVTEPIEFSFIFLAPILLGLHALITGVFAAITVGFGIRAGFGFSAGFVDWAVSIKTSWDMSTISGTLQNPIYKVLGNPLMILPIGIAEGAVYFFSFKWLIKKLNLATPGREDQAAAIAKKLGKTVEKHANKKQKEENVQLATSVGPVVASAPTGSETRFDLKKDPEGAAKMAKVIYDAIGHDNLEKVDNCMTRLRLTVKDNTIIDQQKIKDTGVAGLVLVSKDKGIQIIVGVYVESVAKELSKISGK